The Clavelina lepadiformis chromosome 1, kaClaLepa1.1, whole genome shotgun sequence genome segment TCAATTAACCATATTCACGATCAgagtttttttaaagtttgtcaTTGGCGACGACCAAGAAATTTTCGAAGAtcatgaaaaaatgtttttgagaCCGCCACcttaaaaaattaatgctaatttttttctgttgttgCTAAACTGTAAATTTTGAGAAACTGTTGGAGAAATTTAAGAGACTGTTTTGGTACCCAAAAACCATAACACTTTTTATGATCTCTTAACTAATGCCCCCAGCAGGCATAGCTTGCTCATCTTTGCTTTATGTGGAAATCCCAAGTGTCTGTCTGTTTACTTACAGTATCCATTTGAGATGAGCGTTAATCTTATTGATGAGGAGACTGCTGCCCAAGTAATGGAACAGAACAGTGCCCCATTGTgagttaaaatttcaattaaaactcaaatttaagaataattttttattaggTTTGTAAAAAGTACACTTTGTATGCATAAGCTTTTTCAGTCTTTGTTAATCAGTCTTGTCTTTTACAGCCGATTCTCGGGTCatatacaaaacaataaagtttTGTCCTCATTTAACGACACTTCAAAACAGCTTGTTGTCAGAATGAGCAACCTTGTGAGTAGAccatttttaatttctcaTAAATTAAGTGTTGGTCCGATAACCTGATTAAAAGATCGACAACGGAAATGAGAGTCATTTAATATAtagtgttttaaaaacttgactGTTTTGAAAACTGAAGTCGATGGAAAAGTTGTCATAGCTTTTCTGTTAATGAGATTAAGTACTAATTGACTCCAACAAGGTGATAGTTGCGATGGAAAATCTGCCTCATTActtataaaagcaaaatctacAATTTCAGAGCTTGACTAAAACAGATGAAGACCGGGGAAGAAACGCAGTGGTGGCAAATGAAAAACTCTGCATGTTTTTCTCGGCTCCAATCCAAATTAAATTTCCATCAATGAGGGAAGCGGTAGTGGTGGTTAAGGTAACGCTTGGTAATTTTTTATATTCGTAGTTTAGTGGAAATATTAATTCTACAAATCCAGGCTGATAATGGTAGATGAACTGCTGCATTATAATCAGATGATCACAAAATTATCATTTacgttttttctttaaatctGTTGTTTTGCGTAGATTTTCGCTCAACATACTACCATACAACTCTTGAACCAAACAGTTCtttatattatataaaattCTAATATTCATTTGATTTGAGCTATGCTTTGTAGAAGAATGATTTGACTGTTATCTGAAATTAATCAGcgttataaaaattaaatatgttttaactGCAATTATCATGGCCATTGCTACCTCATAGTATTTGAATTATTGCTTTGTCAACAGTAGCctattttcatttcaatttcattCATGTGAATTTGCTATTTGCAGACTATTTCCTTACCAATTGTCATAATAACACACGGTAAACAAGAATCAGATGCAGAAGGCACAATATTTTGGGACAATGCCTTTTCTGAAATGGTAAGCAATATTCTTCTGAAAAGCTTGATTTCTTTTTTGCGTTTAGTTGCTTCGAATATTGATGATTGATCCCATTTCTGAGTGCTAATGCCAATGCTAAGGTCATTAAAACACATCACTAATATTCTGCTACATACATTCTGTTGTCTTTCAACTACCTGTCAGTTTCTGCAAtaacaaatttgcaatttttaataTGAGAATAAAagataatttttataattgaaGATCCTCCCCCAAAACACATAAGCCAAGGGTGATATTGTAAGAGCGAGAAAATTGTGTCAAAGTTTAGGCAAAGTCAATAGCATGAAAGCAAGCACACAAAAATGTTGATTGAAACAGAGAAGGAAACCATTTTTTATAACAACTGCCGTGCCACTCTTCATCCTTTTGGATCGCTTGGATTTGATCTGGAAGAAGCGATCCAAGGAGGAGGTGATGGCGAAGCAAAGAATCAATGAGGAGCCAAGAGGGTTGGACAAAATTGCGAGGAAATTTCTTACAGAGAAGCTATTCAGTAAGTTAACTTGTCAAAATGTTGGATGAAAAAAATTGGCTCCAATTTCTATACAATTAGTTTCTCAAGGTATCAACGTCTTGTGATACATTGTCTTCAAGTAACACCAGGTTTGCTCGACAGGGCATTGTGATGTCAATCCGTTTACCACTGTGAATTGGAATCAGTTCCAAAAGGAAAATGTTTGTCAGTCACAGGAGAAAATCACATTTTCATTTTGGAAATACTTTTATAACATCATGAAACTTACTTGCAGCGAACACATGAATGAAATTTGGAATGCTGGGTATGTAATATTTTAAGTGCTCACATGCAAAAGTGTCAAGTTTAAGGCCTCTTCTATTTTTAGTCTTTTTTACCAGAAAACTGatagttttatatttcatCCAGGCACATATATGGCTTTGTTGGTAGAGAGGAATCCGAAAAACTTCTCAAGAACGCGAAATGCGCAACGGGCACATTTCTTTTCCGATTTAGTCAGTCTGTGTTAGGAGCCGTTAGTATTTCCTGCAGGACTCATGGAGATAGATTCGGTAAATATATGTCTAAACaacctgaaaacaattttattgttaatttttgggGCTCAAAGACAAGTATTTATCGACACAAAGCCCACATCCAAGTTATTTGTGATGTTGGaataatttttacttactCAAAATATTTGAGTCTAAATATATACAAAGTACCAGAACGAATACAAGAGCCAACACcgtagaaaatattttattaatcagACATTCCATTCGATACTACAAaccattttaatgttttagaGAATGCTTGTAATATTAACTGAAACGTCTGGTcggtaaaatgttttctactgTCTTAACTCTTATTCATTCTACGTATAAATTCCAACACTTTGCTTCTAAGTGTAAATTTAGGTTCACTTTGTAAAAACTATCAACAATTGCTTCTGTAAAATTGTGCATTGTTGTAACTTTTGAACTGACTATACTACAACTACTGCTTCATCAATAAATTTTAGTCATTAATCACGCAGTGACAGCTTTAAGTCAGTTATTTTCACTAACATAAGTTTCCACTACTTTTAATCTAAATCGGTCCCaggaaaagtttgtttgtacTTCCTATGCTTTTTATGTGTTTTGACCGAAGTACTTATCAGATTTCCGAAAGGTTTCCATTGGTTGCAAGACTTAGGTAAAAATTTCTGCAAAGGTGTTTTGAAGGAACTATAAATCAAATTTCCAAATACATTTCCAAGAAAAGCCTAAATTGAAAACAGCAAGTTTAGGCTTTTATTTAATAATGGTGGTGATAAAATCTTTAGAAATATCTCCCATTAACCTCATTAATTATTGTCTTTAATAACCTTGTTCTTTTTATTTAGGGCAGGTAGTAGTTGGTCACTTCAAGCCAGATACGATCAAAACCTTCCGGGAACGCATGTCACTGGTTGACACAgtgagaaaaatgaaacaacttgtATATTTTTATCCCAACATTCCCAAACAGAATGTAGTCGGAGAAGCTGGTAAGTGGTTTGAGTAAGCTGGTAAGTGATGATATGCATGAACTTTAGTTCAGAGTTTATGTTGGAATAAAATCAAATGTAGAAGTAAGATAATGTGTTGTAAAAAATTGCGACACACTCGGTGATATTTCGGTCAAGCAGTAAACTTATAAACTTACTCTAGTAATACACGTATTGTGATAAATTGCCTCTTGTCCAGGGGCATTGCAAAATTATTGCCAATGGTTATTGAACACAGGCCACAATATAGCCAGTCTAGTTCTCTAACCACGTCGCTACCAAGCTGACTAGCGATTGGGTCGTACCCctttaatataatataatttaacaattcaaaattatgttatactgtatttgtcatttttagcAATTTCTGATCACTACTTGAAATCCAAATATTTATCACTAGTAGCCTATTCTTCATTACCATATAGCAAAgatgggcaaactgcggctcgccgacatgtttttgtggctcttctagctgAATTGTAATATCCATTATCGTTCGTTATCCATGCATtgtttactgtatttgttttgacactactgattttgcaactcgctggtgtttgtagttttccgcaagttactctttcattgaacaagtctGCCCATCCCTGATCTATAGGTTAAAGGCAATATTTATGGCttccttttattttattttcagcacaATCTGGTCAAGTCAGCTGGTATGTTGACAAGCCGGTTGATATGTAAAGAACCCTGAGAATTTTTCTGAAAAGGCCTTGGCTTACGTAATAGTCTAGAATAACCTGGTTGACTTAAAAGACGTTCAACACCGAAGCAAAATGCACATTATCTTGCATATATGTGACTGTAtcattgtgttttatttttttattctattttgaGAAAGTGTTATGCTTTATATTCAAACAATGTGCACTATTTTACAACTGCATGTAAAAATCAAGAGGTTTGTTTAATGCCAAGTAAAAGTTCCACTCAATCATTTTTTACCATTTTACTCAAGTAATCTAAACTAGTTTATGATGCAGTAATGCCAAGTTTTAACCTCAAAGGTAAGGTGTTCCATATACCATGTAGAGATGTGATTGCATTCCGATTTTGGGCATATCAGCTcgaaatgataaaattttaccaATAAGTTGCTTATTTGTGCAGGTTCACAACACAACGCCATCATTAAATCATTTGCTTTGCTACAAAAAATAGAGCTAAATGTGTTTTATGAACGGAATTTGTGTTTGGAATGTTGAGCCTAAAGCAAAGCCACTAAACCAAATCACAACTTTTTTACGAAAGTTGTTGAATTTATAGACAACATTGTACTCAAGCTCTCCAGTGTTTGTATTTGCTTTCCGAATATTTATATGCACGCAATATTTAGCAAATCCACTTGGGTTTAGGTTGATATTGACCCATCTCCAATgtactttttcttttcagcaaTTTCGCTCTGCCCTGTATAATATGCTTGTAAAGTTCCAGAAACTAATGCAGTACTGACTGAGATTAAGTTGTCTTTAATCACTATAATAGCCACcctttaattaaataaaaaatcgtGTTTTATGGTTTACGTTTGTTGCATTTCTGTTTCTAGCTTTTGTTTCTTGTATGTATGTGGTGTATTGCTACTTTTTAATATCCCCAATATTCCCCATATTGCAAAATCATGAATTGTACTTTGTTTTGTCCGCCATTACCATTTTGTCTCTGTTTACTCTCTACTTTGAGATACGTTGCATCTTTTATGCGgtaataaacttaaaaattccCAACTTGATCTACTGAGTATTACTTATGTTATTACTAGCTTCATTACACGCCCTTTTGTCTTGGTTATTAACATTGTAAGCTAACTCCACAGCCGTCAAGTAACTTTCATTAGTTTTCATTAGAATATATTTCAATGCAGCTAATTTGCATGAGATCATGTTATGTGCCATGTTTTCTGCTGTGccattaatttttgtaaataaacttcTGAAGCTTTAATAGTCTTCCGGTGATGTTTCTGATTTATAAGTTTGTCATGGCCGTGTACTCAGAGGTCAATAATCTCAACAATAATTATGCTTTTAAATGAGACAGGTGAGACTCCTTTATGATCTCGTTATTGTTTTTATAGCAAGCAGTGAAGTTGATTTGTACCCAcgtataataaacaaacaaattttaaacaatgaatTTAATCAAGCTGGAAATAAGGTTTGATGTGATCTTTGACATAATATTGCATATCGatggaaaattttatttttacaaacacaataaagaaACAGAGGagaatgacgtcatgtttatCTTTCCACGTACTGTTTGCAAAGGTGTTATTTACCTTTACTTGGAACTGTCTGTAAAATCCCCTATTCAGTCTGTTTACATAGTGACaacataaaaaagtaaaaattccATTCAACCTCTTTCATACcatatttaaaatgttatcaaTTTTACAGAGCAGTAAGAGTGAAGGTTGAAAATTAGattagtttttgttgttgcaaCTGCATCTTTGTCAATATTTGCAACTAATAGTTTTTCAAAGAGCTGATGCAAGTGTCGCATTTAATTATTTCTaattacaacatttttctttgCGCACATTTTTACTAACCAAAAACATAGACTTCGGGAGCAATAGCTTGTAATCAGTTATAGTATGTCACTAAGGTACAGTATATGTTAGTtgcaaaaatatcatttttttCGGTTTGCTACTTAATATTTCTTCTTGCTGACATGTTGCAAAGAACTTTGATTGATTGAAATACCGGTAACAAGAAGCAAAACAGAGAGGTAACTGACTTCACATGTTTGATCTTGGTAAATACTGTTGCTAATGTTTATCTTATGTCAATCACTTACGATAAACCAACATTCAGATAAATCAGGTTACAGTTTTGAGGTAAATTTGATATTTAAAGATATTAGATTTTCTCCCTACCATAACAGAATGGTTTGTATATCTAATCAACTGCACTTAACCTATCAGCAGCATGGATTGGGATATGtcatattttgcaaataatcaAGAACCGTTCAATTTGAGTGAAATCTATGGAATTCTCTTGCTGCCTGATATAGGTATGTTGTTGCCATGCATATGTTCACATATGAAAACTAAGAATATGTcaataacatttaaaattaactaaaatcTTTGTTAGGCTTAGATACTAACCCGGATGAGATCTTTGGCCAATGGAGAAGGTTTTCTGGGCTGATGTTTAACAGCAATCCAGTAAAAGACATGTTGCAGTCatattttaaagattttcaCAAATATATTAGTTATAGAATTATATTTACTGACATCATTGAAGGCACTGTTAACTGGTGAGTAAGACATGAATGTTTTTTAACATTAATGAATATAAATTTGAGAGAGACTTAATAGGAATGAATATTCACATACATTTGTGTTAATTTATCAACATTATTATTTTCAGCTGATGTAGTATCTTTTTTTTCTATGTTACATCTTTAGGTCTGATGTTACTTTTGAGGATGCTTGTATATACATGAAAAAGTTTGCAGATGAACTTCAGAGGCAACAAAACAACACCTCAACAGTTGCAATTAATGAAGAGTTTGAGCATTTTCAAGCTGAAATTCTTCAagtaaattatttattgttattcTATGCTTTCTTCACAGACAAATTTCATGTAAAAAATGTGATATTCTGGTACATAAACattgattgaaaaattgttgcaaCATGTTAAAAGTTTAAGCCAAAATCATGATTTGTATAGTTTTTTGTATGAAATGTGAAAGCAATCAATCTTTTCCTTTTCTAGTTATATTATAGCACATAACTGCCTAACTGGACTTGTCATTGAAAATTCTAGAATTCACTTTGTGATGAACCACTCAAGTTGATGTCTATCTTTCAATCTATGCTGAAAAGGGAACAAGATATATTAAAACTTGCTGTGAATAGTCAATTAAGTCATGTATGTGTCGACAAACCAAAGTCATTCTGTTGTTTTCACATAATAAGTTTTAATTATTATGttgataaaatttattgtttcctTACGTACATACTGTGTGACAACATGTAGACTGTATATTGCATTAAAGCAACTGTTATGTGTTATgatattttactgtaaaacAGATTTGTTGACTGCTTGCATTTAACAAccattttcaactttttattacTGAGAATGTTTGGCATATTTTGTAGATGCAGCTtccaaacaacaacaacaacatacGTGATGACTTTGTGCAGAACATGAGAAAAGCATATGCGGTAGCACTTTGACAGTTACCCAccataaattattattgttgcagttgtacttttttattatttctgaAAGACAGCTTTAGTATTTTGAGTGGAACCTTTTGCATGGCCTGTAGGCTATCTCAAAAAGTTGTGTATTTAAGCAATATTTTAGCGCATAATGTTTGGAGCGGCTTGTAATTCGAAAGATGAAAAACAGACTAAATATTCTTAACCATGATGAACAGACATTTAGTTTCAATCTAGAAACATTCTATGAAGTAGAAAATACTACATAACATTCttttaaacaatatttcaGCAACTCAGTCAAATTGAAAATTCAACCTATGATACTTCAAATAAAGTGGACATTTTGGAGAATGAATTCAAAGCTTTATGTCAATTTTTTACTGACGGTAAAGAGCACATAACGCGTACATTGTTTATTATAGTGAATTTTTATCAGCAGTTTTTCGATAATAGTTTTACCATATTAGTCTTTATATATTACGCTAATGTTAGTTCTAGACAGTATGTAGATTGCTcctcaaatattttaaaagtggTATCTTATAGATGACACATCACTGCAGTACAATTGGCCAGACCAGGGTTGTCCTCCTCAAGCCTACCAGAAAGAAGAACTGACAAACAGAAGGATATGCTTGGAGCAGAATATACAGGTGGACATTTATGCAAACTTTTGTAAtgtataaacaaaattaattgctTGTGTTTCTGTCTAATGACTTTAAAAGTATTTGCTTATTTTCTTGCATTACCACCCTTGCAGGCGGCTGCTGATTATCACCAAAGCTTTCTCTGCAATGAAATACACACATTGCTCAATAATTTCCTACTGGTGTTGAGAAATTGGCAGGCCAACCAGAGCCTGGTTACCATTGGATCACACAGCAGAAAATCTTTAGAGTTAAGAGAATTAGAAAAATGGTAACATACTTGTTTTTAAACTGTGGGATATGTGTAATATTGTGCATATATCATGTGAATTTGAAGTTACCAATTTTACGACTTCTACTTTTTTTAAGTGTCGAATTGTCAACCATTTTATATGTGATATTGCAACTAGCTGTATCATTTTTGGATGACCCTGTCATTGCGCCCACAAACAGTTTTTCCACCAGTATTTCTGTTTACATGAAGTGGCACGTTCACCTGATCTACCttatcattattattaatattatttacATTATTGCTTTGGCTAAGTATGACTTGTGACGCTGCATCAACGTAACAATGCAAACGTTcttaaagataaaaatatttaaataagatTATAAATTAAGGAAGTATCTTCAACCCAATCATCACAAACAATCACAATGTTATCAAACGATAAAGCATGCATTTGAATTTTGCTGTGAAACAAAAGTGGAAAGAAGCTCAACCAAACAATAATAAAGAACAGAGTTTGTCAATTACAAACTTGCATGATACTAGATAAACCtattaaaaacatattattgCATTAAGCTTTCTTTGTGTATAAATATAGCAAAGTAAGCTTAATTCCTAAGTGCGCAATAGCACTTGAAGACAATTGAATATGGCGAAATTACAGGGGTGTAATTACCAGAGTCGTAATGATTCAAGTCAGTGACTTGACTCGAGCCACTTTTTTCCaagactcgacttgactcgagttcCTTTCTAAGAAAGTAcaaaaatgacttgacttgagtcaggTCTTTTTGATTACATTTCAGAATTAAAGTAAAACGTATTTCTATTCTTTAGTCAGAATACGTTAAAATGTAActcaaaatgattttatttgatgaagcaaatgaagcaaattttgtaataatccTAAACGTTTGTGGTTGATGGAAAGGGTGTTTTTGCTTGGCTTGGTTtcgaataataattaatccatTCGACTTATTCAAGTCACTTGTACTaaaagacttgacttgagtcttaaaaggtaaatgacttgacttgcgactcgagtttgatgacttggttATGACTCTGGGAATTACTATAAAACCTGAttcttggtttaattttatattctCTATAAAAAGATAATATAAACCTATACTTTTAAATGAAGAGATTCTTTGCGATCaataaatgcaaaagcaaAGCGATGTCTTATACCCTTTAATTTTTACAGTTGCAAAAGAATTACTAAAGTTCTGATTAGTTGTATGCAACAAGTTGTCAAGTTACAGCAAATGGCTGTGGATCAAGTCAAAGACCAAGTTCAATGCTCAACTCAACAGTATGAGGCTTTAATCTGTGAAGTTGCTAGAAGGTAATATTACTTGCTTGCTTGCTGATTAAAACGCTACTTAACGTTATCGATTGGAATATATGAGAAATAGCATGCCTTGTTATTCAGTATGGCAGCTTCAAATTAAACATAACTTTGACTTACTATGCCTAAAATTGAGAAAGGATCTGTAGAATAACTTTTTATGCTATTACACTTAAACAACACATTAATACAAACTTCCTATTTTCCATGCTTTCAGTGCTTTTGTCATTGAAAAGCATCCACCTCAAGTGCTGTTGCTTCATAAGATATTCAAGAGCAGACTGAGACATCTTGCTGCAAGTGAACTTAAAGATATCGCCAATGCAAGTATTTTAATTCTAACGCTAAGCTTTCACTACTATACcttaaactttgcttgaaaCAAGTTCAAGTTATTTCCATACTAAGCTAACCAAAAACATTGCAATTTGTGTAGGTTAGATTTATTACAACAGCCAACCTTATAGACCGACATACCGTGAGTGCTATCAGTGAACAAATAAACATGTAAGTATGAAATTTGTACATTTTTCAGGATAAAAGTCAAATAGTTAAGTTTCTTCCCATGTCACAAGGACAAATATAAAGTGTTACAGAACTGATAAGAGTAAACAACCTTTCACCCCTTTGCCAACATATAAAAGTGACGTTTTCACTTAACTCGCCATCAAACTTAGCTTAATTGGTTGCTAATTTCAGCACACCCTCTGGAAACATGATCAACAATCAGGCAGAATCATCTTTTTCCACAACCAGTGACTCAATTTTGGTTGAAATGGAAAACATGGTAGAAATGTTGCAattatttgtgaaaatattCAAAGCTTGATCCTTAACATTGAATCGTTTTAGTACCTTTCATATTATGTTGTAAGAGACTTGTATTTAGCTTATTTCTTTGCTTTAGCGGTTGGTATCATCCAAACATGCTGTAGTGGAAGGAGAGCGCATAGCAGATGAAAAGCAGTGCATTGTTTTTCATGCAGAAATCTTTTTGAAATGTCCATCGATGGTGCAGTACAATGTACAGGCTAAGGTATCAGCTTAAGATATTATGCTTCACgtttccatttttattttgtaggaTTGGAAATAGATTACtgtattattgtttttcagGTATTGTCATCACCAGTCGTTGTAATAAGTCATGTAAAGCAAGAAGCCGATGCAAATGCAACTATATTTTGGGACAATGCATTTTCAGAACaggtttacaaattttaaacaaagttgTTAAACTTTTGACATCTCGTATAAATTGTGTGTTGACTTGTTTAATGATTGCATGCTCGTATAAATAGTTTGTTGCACAGGTTTTTATGAATTAATGAccagtaaattttgtttaagttgCGGAAAAATTTGGATGTTAcctttaaaacataaatacatGTCAATTTTGTTTAGCAGCAAAGAACACCATTCGAAGTTACAAGGTCTGTTCAGTTGTATGACTTGCTTTTTCACCTGGATCAGCTATGGATAGAAGAATTAAGAAAGATTGGAGCAtctaagaaaaaaaatatcaaccaaTCACATGACATTCGCGGTTTAGATGATGATGCAAAAAGGTTTTTGGCAATGAAGTTAATTGGTAAAAGGTTTTTAGATAATTTGCATCATATTTGCCTTTGTGTAATTTTCAATGCTTTTTGTAACTGAGAAACTTTTTGAAATCTTGTTGGATTTATTGATAACGATTTTGTAATATACTTTCTTAGGAAAAAGTGCTGGTAGTTTGAATCCTTTTAGTGCTGTCAATTGGAATATGTttcaaaaagataaaatagttCCAATGGAAGTCAAGAAGAATTTCTCATTTTGGAATtacttttataaaattatgaaacTTGTTACCTGTCCACTGATTTGTAATTACTGGAATGCTGGGTTAGTAAcactaaaaattttgtgtataTCATTTATTATCAAACCAAAAGACTGAGGAatgtaaattttacttttagaaTAGTAATGGGATTTATAGACAAGGCCACTAGTGAACGTCTTCTTGAACAATATACTAGTGGCACATTTCTTTTACGCTTCAGCCAAACAGTATTAGGAGGTCTTGTAATCACTTTCCGTACAGAAAATGACGAAGGTAAACATAAACTGAATTGAAAAAACATGAGTGCGCTTTAAATATGCAGATTAAATAACGTTTTTCACTAGgttcattttttgtaaatgaaaaagtattctattaattattaattatggATTATATCTGTGTATCAAAATAAATACTAAACGCTGTTTTAGGTGGAGTGAAAGTTGTACATTATGCCCCTGATACTGTTAAAGATTTCAAGCAATGCTCACTGGctgatattttgaaaaagttgccTCATCTCAGATTCTTATACCCTGATTTGAAAAAGGATGATGTCTTTGGTCAATACTACTCAGGTAGCAGTCAACAGACTGATGCCTATATATTTGAATAGTTGCTTATAGCCAGGGCCAGCCTTAGCAAGCGTGAGGTCCAATGCAATAACTTATGGTGGAGCCCCTTGCcgattttatattatttaattatgatAATAATCAAAACATAAACCAAATATcaactctttgcaaatcagctcCTATCGGagctttgctttgtgatatATTTTCATTAGAACTAATTAAGAAATAACAATGGTTTGCACAAAATAAAAGCTATAAGCTGTTATTTTACCTTTGATGCTAAGCAGCGCGGTGCGGAACCAACGCTTCGCTCGCATCGGCCTAAGGCTGGCCGTGCACATAACGGAATAACGGGTAACTTGGAGTTAACGAAGAAGATATTGATTTAACTGAACAATATAGAATTTACTTTTTTCAGAACCATCTCGATCGCCACATTCTATGAGATATATTCCTAAACCAATTTTTAAAGAAgcttaattaaattattgctTACATTTGTAATTAAAGTTTGTGACGGTAAATGgctattttaacaaaaataaaaatgtactAAAGGTTGGCAATTGGTATGGTTTTGCAAAGATACTTTATGTCTGAGCAGTTTTGTTAGAACATCTCATTTTTGTGTGACGACATAGTTAAGTCGAATTAGCCAGTTTAAAGTCGAAGTTTAAAGTATCACAAATCCAAACGGTAAAactattttgtatttggcACCAACTCGGTTTCATGATTAGTATGAATACTATCCAGATCGTTTGCCCtccatttcaataaacaaaaccaCTTGTTGCCTTTATAGAACGAAAATAAACTCTTTAATGTTGCTTGTTTGTTAACGATCTGGGTACAAAATGTGTATATTTTATGTGCTGCATCTCGCACTGgaataaaacacaattttgACAATGATTCAAAACTACTTACAGCATAGTACTGCAAGTTGTATGaaagttaaagaaatttgaatttaaaagtCGTTTCCGATACCAGCAGAAAGAAAGACAGCTGCTTCATAATAACTGCAGAGGGTAGGCAAACGCCACAAAAGCaaagcagacaaaccttttaactATAGACATCTTATGGGCACTGATGGCGCTCAAACATCTTCCTCAGAAAGTCAGGCAACTTCCTGTTTGACAAGAAGTGGGGATAAAAGATAGGCAATGGC includes the following:
- the LOC143452374 gene encoding signal transducer and activator of transcription 5B-like isoform X2; translated protein: MVIELQPPQVLQKNKKFACKLRHLVADGLAIHQYPFEMSVNLIDEETAAQVMEQNSAPFRFSGHIQNNKVLSSFNDTSKQLVVRMSNLSLTKTDEDRGRNAVVANEKLCMFFSAPIQIKFPSMREAVVVVKTISLPIVIITHGKQESDAEGTIFWDNAFSEMRRKPFFITTAVPLFILLDRLDLIWKKRSKEEVMAKQRINEEPRGLDKIARKFLTEKLFRHCDVNPFTTVNWNQFQKENVCQSQEKITFSFWKYFYNIMKLTCSEHMNEIWNAGHIYGFVGREESEKLLKNAKCATGTFLFRFSQSVLGAVSISCRTHGDRFGQVVVGHFKPDTIKTFRERMSLVDTVRKMKQLVYFYPNIPKQNVVGEAAQSGQVSWYVDKPVDM
- the LOC143452374 gene encoding signal transducer and activator of transcription 5B-like isoform X1; translation: MSPYCSLKAMVIELQPPQVLQKNKKFACKLRHLVADGLAIHQYPFEMSVNLIDEETAAQVMEQNSAPFRFSGHIQNNKVLSSFNDTSKQLVVRMSNLSLTKTDEDRGRNAVVANEKLCMFFSAPIQIKFPSMREAVVVVKTISLPIVIITHGKQESDAEGTIFWDNAFSEMRRKPFFITTAVPLFILLDRLDLIWKKRSKEEVMAKQRINEEPRGLDKIARKFLTEKLFRHCDVNPFTTVNWNQFQKENVCQSQEKITFSFWKYFYNIMKLTCSEHMNEIWNAGHIYGFVGREESEKLLKNAKCATGTFLFRFSQSVLGAVSISCRTHGDRFGQVVVGHFKPDTIKTFRERMSLVDTVRKMKQLVYFYPNIPKQNVVGEAAQSGQVSWYVDKPVDM